One Candidatus Nitrososphaera evergladensis SR1 genomic window carries:
- a CDS encoding carboxylate-amine ligase: MAHPKKIYAQADELKARVKRHARRRDETFRVGVEIEMCLLDGKDGRPANAAPVIECLSRRHHQIDYEYGKCQLEFKTDPVSMDKIEGLNLQFEEFIEHLEKAVRKAGKDVVPVFLGANPSPFALADGLITDRPRYARLAHWQKKLPDIEMDGQKFKAVHVAPAIQGFHLHLQGKNPHFTAMMFNHILNLVPSVILLGANSRLFAGRVFSLHEPRLFMYDQSEQQNSGFPGIPRYLAGVEDYIDYIISRKPVIAKDYLEMEKERHDDCRIRLNASSYRVEARVMSVQPTPRTMMAMIEFFIGYLQKSIHEERELRPLAALREERQSVVRSGFNAKTHFDVVQTAKHQVELARKGLADLGIKPAFLNILENRIENRTTAGEYVAHLWQSKFNGSVEKTLAEVIADVWEKTRNNRAIF; the protein is encoded by the coding sequence TTGGCGCACCCGAAAAAAATCTACGCGCAGGCAGACGAGCTCAAGGCGCGCGTCAAAAGGCACGCAAGGAGAAGGGACGAGACTTTTCGCGTCGGAGTCGAGATCGAGATGTGCCTGCTTGACGGAAAGGACGGCAGGCCGGCAAACGCCGCTCCCGTGATTGAATGCCTGTCACGGCGCCATCACCAGATAGACTATGAGTATGGCAAGTGCCAGCTTGAATTCAAGACCGACCCAGTGTCGATGGACAAGATCGAGGGCCTGAACCTGCAGTTTGAAGAGTTTATCGAGCACCTTGAAAAGGCCGTGAGAAAAGCCGGCAAAGACGTCGTGCCTGTGTTCCTCGGCGCAAACCCGTCGCCGTTTGCCCTTGCCGACGGCCTGATAACTGACAGGCCCCGCTACGCAAGGCTTGCGCACTGGCAGAAAAAACTTCCCGATATCGAGATGGATGGGCAAAAGTTCAAGGCCGTTCACGTCGCGCCTGCTATCCAGGGCTTCCACCTCCACCTCCAGGGCAAAAACCCGCATTTTACGGCAATGATGTTCAACCACATCCTCAACCTGGTACCGTCCGTGATACTGCTTGGAGCAAACAGCCGCCTCTTTGCCGGCAGGGTGTTTTCGCTACACGAGCCCCGCCTATTCATGTACGACCAGTCTGAGCAGCAGAATTCAGGCTTTCCCGGAATACCGCGCTACCTTGCAGGCGTGGAGGATTACATCGACTATATCATTTCAAGAAAGCCGGTCATCGCCAAGGACTATCTCGAGATGGAAAAGGAGCGCCACGACGACTGCCGCATACGGCTGAACGCCAGCTCGTACAGGGTCGAGGCGCGGGTCATGTCGGTCCAGCCGACGCCCCGGACCATGATGGCCATGATAGAGTTCTTTATCGGCTACCTGCAAAAGTCGATACATGAAGAGCGCGAGCTTCGGCCGCTTGCCGCGCTCAGGGAAGAGCGCCAGTCGGTGGTGAGGTCGGGCTTTAACGCCAAGACGCACTTTGACGTCGTGCAAACCGCCAAGCACCAAGTGGAGCTTGCGCGAAAAGGACTTGCAGACCTTGGGATAAAACCTGCGTTCCTCAACATCTTGGAGAACAGGATTGAAAACAGGACTACCGCCGGCGAGTACGTAGCACACCTGTGGCAGTCCAAGTTTAATGGTTCTGTTGAAAAGACGCTTGCCGAAGTAATTGCAGACGTGTGGGAAAAGACCAGAAACAACAGGGCAATATTCTAG